In one Corythoichthys intestinalis isolate RoL2023-P3 chromosome 16, ASM3026506v1, whole genome shotgun sequence genomic region, the following are encoded:
- the LOC130904304 gene encoding mitochondrial import inner membrane translocase subunit TIM16-like isoform X2: MAKYLAQVIVMGVQVVGRAFARALQQEYAASQAAARARSSAGQHSAAATSISGMSLQEAQQILNVSKMEPEEIQKNYEHLFKVNDKSVGGSFYLQSKVVRAKERLDEELNIEAQEQQRQQQKQQSQQNTET; encoded by the exons ATG GCTAAGTATTTAGCACAAGTGATTGTTATGGGAGTTCAAGTGGTAGGCCGTGCTTTTGCTCGGGCTTTACAGCAAGAATATGCAG CGAGTCAGGCAGCAGCGCGAGCACGAAGCAGCGCCGGTCAGCATTCTGCCGCCGCTACCAGCATATCTGGGATGAGTTTACAAGAAGCGCAGCAGATCCTTAACGTCTCTAAGATGGAACCAGAGGAAATCCAGAAG AACTATGAACATCTTTTCAAAGTCAACGACAAGTCTGTGGGCGGTTCATTTTACTTACAATCAAAA GTGGTCCGGGCTAAAGAGCGTCTAGATGAGGAACTAAATATTGAAGCACAAGAACAGCAGCGGCAACAGCAAAAGCAGCAATCGCAGCAAAACACAGAAACATGA